In one window of Pseudomonas putida DNA:
- a CDS encoding sarcosine oxidase subunit delta, which yields MLQIFCPHCGELRSEEEFHASGQAHIARPLDPNACSDEEWGTYMFFRDNPRGIHHELWDHVAGCRQYFNVTRDTVTYEILETYKIGEKPQVTAASRQSAAPATAKGQGEKV from the coding sequence ATGTTGCAAATCTTCTGTCCCCACTGCGGCGAGCTGCGCTCCGAAGAAGAATTCCACGCTTCAGGCCAGGCGCACATCGCCCGCCCGCTGGACCCGAACGCCTGCTCCGACGAAGAGTGGGGTACCTACATGTTCTTCCGCGACAACCCGCGCGGTATCCACCATGAGCTGTGGGACCACGTCGCCGGCTGCCGCCAGTACTTCAACGTGACCCGCGACACGGTGACCTACGAGATTCTCGAAACCTACAAGATCGGTGAGAAACCTCAGGTGACCGCTGCATCCAGACAAAGCGCCGCACCGGCGACCGCCAAGGGCCAGGGAGAAAAAGTATGA
- the gbcB gene encoding glycine-betaine demethylase subunit GbcB gives MSETFLNPVTTQTWANGRHIVRCVKVIQETWDVRTFCFMADQPIMFFFKPGQFVTLELEIEGKPVMRSYTISSSPSVPYSFSITVKRVPGGLVSNFLHDTLHEGAELPVHGPVGLFNAIDFPANKALYLSGGVGITPVMSMARWFYDTNANVDMVFVHSARSPKDIIYHRELEHMASRIPNFSLHIICEKHGLGEPWAGYRGYLNQRLMELIAPDYLERVIFCCGPTPYMNAVKRMLEAVGFDMKNYHEESFGATPAEAKADAVEHAEAAAEAPEVDVADLNLVEFVGSEKSIRIAPGETVHAAAAKVGLMIPKACGMGICGTCKVLKLGGEVEMDHNGGITEEDEAEGYILSCCSVPKGDVRIEY, from the coding sequence ATGTCCGAAACCTTCCTCAATCCGGTCACCACCCAGACCTGGGCCAACGGCCGCCACATCGTGCGCTGCGTCAAGGTCATCCAGGAGACCTGGGACGTGCGCACCTTCTGCTTCATGGCCGACCAGCCGATCATGTTCTTCTTCAAGCCGGGCCAGTTCGTGACGCTGGAGCTGGAGATCGAAGGCAAGCCGGTGATGCGTTCCTACACCATCTCCAGCTCGCCTTCAGTCCCCTACAGCTTCTCGATCACGGTCAAGCGTGTGCCTGGCGGGCTGGTGTCGAACTTCCTCCACGACACCTTGCACGAAGGCGCAGAGCTTCCCGTGCACGGCCCGGTGGGGTTGTTCAACGCCATCGACTTCCCGGCCAACAAGGCGCTGTACCTCTCCGGCGGCGTCGGCATCACCCCGGTGATGTCCATGGCGCGCTGGTTCTACGACACCAACGCCAATGTCGACATGGTCTTCGTGCACAGTGCCCGCTCACCCAAGGACATCATCTATCACCGCGAGCTGGAACACATGGCCTCGCGCATTCCCAACTTCAGCCTGCACATCATTTGCGAGAAGCACGGCTTGGGCGAGCCCTGGGCGGGCTATCGCGGCTACCTGAACCAACGGCTGATGGAGCTTATCGCGCCGGATTACCTCGAGCGGGTGATCTTCTGCTGTGGCCCGACGCCCTACATGAACGCGGTCAAGCGCATGCTCGAAGCGGTCGGCTTCGACATGAAGAACTACCACGAGGAATCGTTCGGTGCGACGCCGGCCGAGGCCAAGGCCGATGCGGTCGAGCACGCCGAAGCGGCCGCCGAGGCGCCGGAAGTGGATGTGGCCGACCTCAACCTGGTGGAGTTCGTCGGCAGCGAGAAGAGCATCCGCATCGCCCCGGGCGAGACGGTGCATGCGGCGGCGGCGAAGGTCGGGCTGATGATTCCCAAGGCCTGCGGCATGGGCATTTGCGGCACCTGCAAGGTGCTCAAGCTCGGCGGTGAGGTAGAGATGGACCACAACGGCGGGATCACCGAGGAAGACGAAGCCGAAGGGTACATCCTGTCATGCTGCAGCGTGCCCAAGGGGGATGTGCGGATCGAGTATTGA
- a CDS encoding electron transfer flavoprotein subunit alpha/FixB family protein, protein MSDIIRRDPRAEWIARNRLHPLHAAMQTQQTRWMGPYGLIRKNPHAIAAGFIGPSGLKRIDRSGAQQGTAIGGRRTAAAEVQLPLHQVADPAFYIAVVPDMVGGRLGSHDCDLLGLARSLAGSDGAVLAVVFGEHKENHFSTAGVDRLLVIEGEAFEGYVPEQLVQGLRAVDNQFAPRHWLLPDSRTGGGELGRRLGAALGERPATRVWQIKDGQCIGRAGAGQQDLQRGLPRLILAAAECAEPVSETRHEALPVELSTGVARSLSRIEDLGPVAVDPASIAMAEAEFIVSGGNGVKDWELFHRATVALGATEGASRVAVDDGFMPRNRQVGATGTWVTARVYVAVGISGAIQHLQGIGACDKVVAINMDPGCDMIKRADLSVIGDSAAILQALIEAVDNYRSGAQRDAA, encoded by the coding sequence ATGAGCGACATCATCCGCCGCGATCCCCGCGCCGAGTGGATTGCCCGCAACCGCCTGCATCCGCTGCACGCGGCGATGCAGACGCAACAGACCCGCTGGATGGGCCCCTATGGGCTCATCCGCAAGAATCCTCACGCCATCGCCGCCGGTTTCATCGGCCCCAGTGGCCTCAAGCGTATCGACCGCAGCGGCGCCCAGCAGGGCACGGCGATCGGTGGTCGGCGCACGGCAGCCGCCGAGGTGCAATTGCCCTTGCATCAAGTGGCGGATCCGGCGTTCTACATCGCCGTGGTGCCTGACATGGTCGGTGGCCGCCTGGGCAGCCACGACTGCGACCTGCTCGGCCTTGCCCGCAGCCTTGCCGGCAGTGACGGTGCGGTGCTGGCGGTGGTGTTTGGTGAACACAAGGAAAACCACTTTTCCACAGCCGGCGTCGACCGCCTGCTGGTCATTGAAGGCGAAGCGTTCGAAGGCTATGTGCCCGAACAGCTTGTCCAGGGCTTGCGGGCTGTGGATAACCAGTTCGCGCCACGACACTGGCTATTGCCCGACAGCCGCACCGGTGGCGGCGAACTGGGTCGGCGTCTGGGCGCCGCCTTGGGCGAGCGCCCGGCGACGCGGGTCTGGCAGATCAAGGACGGCCAGTGCATCGGCCGCGCCGGTGCCGGTCAGCAGGACCTGCAGAGAGGTCTGCCGCGCCTGATCCTGGCCGCCGCCGAATGCGCCGAGCCGGTCAGCGAAACCCGTCACGAAGCGTTGCCGGTGGAGTTGTCCACAGGCGTGGCGCGCAGCCTGTCGCGTATCGAAGACCTGGGGCCAGTCGCGGTAGATCCAGCCTCGATCGCCATGGCCGAGGCGGAATTCATCGTCTCCGGTGGCAACGGCGTGAAAGACTGGGAGCTTTTCCACAGGGCGACCGTGGCGCTTGGCGCTACCGAAGGCGCTTCGCGGGTGGCGGTGGACGACGGCTTCATGCCGCGCAACCGCCAGGTCGGCGCTACCGGTACCTGGGTCACGGCGCGGGTCTACGTGGCTGTGGGTATCTCCGGGGCGATCCAGCACCTGCAGGGGATCGGTGCCTGCGACAAGGTGGTGGCGATCAACATGGACCCCGGTTGCGACATGATCAAACGGGCCGACCTGTCTGTGATTGGCGACAGCGCGGCGATTCTTCAGGCACTGATCGAGGCTGTGGACAACTACCGCAGCGGCGCTCAGCGCGACGCGGCATAA
- the gbcA gene encoding glycine-betaine demethylase subunit GbcA, whose product MDVTATLSLGDPLEPARKATAEMLQTRERTYSLPQPFYCDERLFQIDMQEIFHKEWLIAGMTCEIPAKGNYLTLQIGKNPVIVIRGTEGKVHAFHNVCRHRGSRLCVSDKGKVAKLVCPYHQWTYELDGRLLFAGTEMGADFDMNQYGLKPINVKTAGGYIFISLAENPPAIDEFLATLDHYMEPYDMENAKVAVQTTLMEKANWKLVLENNRECYHCNGSHPELLKTLLEWDDTNDPRADQAFKDHVAASAAAWEAEKIPYLHKSHGLRNRIVRMPLLKGTVSMTMDGKQACKKLMGRIKNPDLGSMRILHLPHSWNHCMGDHMIVFTVWPISAQETMVTTKWLVHKDAVEGVDYDPEQMRKVWDATNDQDRRLAEENQRGINSTAYQPGPYSKTYEFGVVNFIDWYSNRVLANLGAEPAPYLKEVKVQ is encoded by the coding sequence ATGGACGTCACCGCAACCCTGAGCCTGGGCGATCCACTGGAACCTGCACGCAAGGCCACCGCCGAGATGCTGCAGACCCGCGAGCGGACCTACTCGCTGCCGCAGCCGTTCTACTGCGACGAGCGCCTGTTCCAGATCGACATGCAGGAGATCTTCCACAAGGAGTGGCTGATCGCGGGAATGACCTGCGAGATTCCGGCGAAAGGCAACTACCTGACCCTGCAGATCGGCAAGAACCCGGTGATCGTGATTCGCGGCACCGAAGGCAAGGTGCACGCCTTCCACAACGTCTGCCGCCACCGCGGTTCGCGCCTGTGCGTCAGCGACAAGGGCAAGGTGGCCAAGCTGGTGTGCCCATACCACCAGTGGACCTACGAGCTCGACGGCCGCCTGCTGTTCGCCGGCACCGAGATGGGCGCCGACTTCGACATGAACCAGTACGGCCTCAAGCCGATCAACGTGAAGACCGCTGGCGGCTATATCTTCATCAGCCTGGCGGAAAATCCGCCGGCCATCGACGAGTTCCTCGCCACGCTCGACCACTACATGGAACCGTACGACATGGAGAACGCCAAGGTGGCCGTGCAGACCACCTTGATGGAAAAGGCCAACTGGAAGCTGGTCCTGGAAAACAACCGCGAGTGCTACCACTGCAACGGTTCGCACCCCGAATTGCTCAAGACCCTGCTGGAGTGGGACGACACCAACGATCCGCGCGCCGACCAGGCGTTCAAGGACCACGTCGCCGCGTCCGCCGCTGCCTGGGAAGCCGAGAAGATTCCGTACCTGCACAAAAGCCATGGCCTGCGTAACCGCATCGTGCGCATGCCGCTGCTCAAGGGCACCGTATCGATGACCATGGACGGCAAGCAGGCGTGCAAGAAGCTCATGGGCCGCATCAAGAACCCCGACCTGGGTTCGATGCGCATCCTGCACCTGCCGCACTCCTGGAACCACTGCATGGGCGACCACATGATCGTCTTCACGGTGTGGCCGATCAGCGCCCAGGAAACCATGGTCACCACCAAGTGGCTGGTGCACAAGGATGCCGTCGAAGGCGTCGATTACGACCCTGAGCAGATGCGCAAGGTGTGGGACGCCACCAACGACCAGGACCGCCGCCTGGCCGAAGAGAACCAGCGCGGGATCAACTCCACCGCCTACCAGCCGGGCCCGTACTCCAAGACCTACGAGTTCGGTGTGGTCAACTTCATCGACTGGTACAGCAACCGCGTCCTGGCCAACCTGGGTGCAGAGCCCGCGCCATACCTGAAGGAAGTCAAGGTTCAGTAA
- a CDS encoding serine hydroxymethyltransferase, which yields MFSKQDQIQGYDDALLAAMNAEEQRQEDHIELIASENYTSKRVMQAQGSGLTNKYAEGYPGKRYYGGCEHVDKVEALAIERAKQLFGADYANVQPHSGSSANSAVYLALLQAGDTILGMSLAHGGHLTHGAKVSSSGKLYNAVQYGIDTNTGLIDYDEVERLAVEHKPKMIVAGFSAYSKTLDFPRFRQIADKVGALLFVDMAHVAGLVAAGLYPNPIPFADVVTTTTHKTLRGPRGGLILAKSNEEIEKKLNAAVFPGAQGGPLMHVIAAKAVCFKEALEPEFKTYQKQVIENAQAMAQVFIERGYDVVSGGTDNHLFLVSLIRQGLTGKDADAALGRAHITVNKNAVPNDPQSPFVTSGLRIGTPAVTTRGFKVAQCVALAGWICDVLDNLGDADVEADVAKNVAALCADFPVYR from the coding sequence ATGTTCAGCAAGCAAGACCAGATCCAGGGTTACGACGATGCACTGCTGGCGGCGATGAATGCCGAGGAACAGCGCCAGGAAGATCACATCGAGCTGATCGCCTCGGAGAACTACACCAGCAAGCGCGTGATGCAGGCCCAGGGCAGCGGCCTGACCAACAAGTACGCCGAAGGCTATCCGGGCAAGCGCTACTACGGTGGTTGCGAGCACGTCGACAAGGTCGAGGCGCTGGCCATCGAGCGCGCCAAGCAGCTGTTCGGCGCTGATTACGCCAACGTCCAGCCGCATTCCGGCTCCTCGGCCAACAGTGCGGTCTACCTCGCCCTGCTGCAGGCCGGTGACACCATCCTGGGCATGAGCCTGGCCCACGGCGGCCACCTCACCCACGGCGCCAAGGTGTCGTCCTCGGGTAAGCTTTACAACGCCGTTCAATACGGAATCGACACCAATACCGGCCTGATCGACTACGACGAAGTCGAGCGCCTCGCCGTCGAGCACAAGCCGAAGATGATCGTCGCAGGTTTCTCGGCCTACTCGAAAACCCTCGATTTCCCACGCTTCCGCCAGATCGCCGATAAAGTCGGTGCGCTGCTGTTCGTCGACATGGCCCACGTTGCCGGCCTGGTCGCTGCGGGCCTGTACCCGAACCCGATTCCTTTCGCCGACGTGGTCACCACCACTACCCACAAGACCCTGCGCGGCCCGCGTGGCGGCCTGATCCTGGCCAAGTCCAACGAAGAGATCGAGAAGAAGCTCAACGCCGCCGTGTTCCCCGGCGCCCAGGGCGGCCCGCTGATGCACGTGATCGCCGCCAAGGCGGTGTGCTTCAAGGAGGCGCTGGAGCCCGAGTTCAAGACTTACCAGAAACAGGTCATCGAGAATGCCCAGGCCATGGCCCAGGTGTTCATCGAGCGTGGCTACGACGTGGTTTCCGGCGGTACCGACAACCACCTGTTCCTGGTCAGCCTGATTCGCCAGGGCCTGACCGGCAAGGATGCCGACGCCGCCCTCGGCCGCGCTCACATCACCGTCAACAAGAACGCCGTGCCCAACGATCCGCAGTCGCCGTTCGTCACCTCGGGCCTGCGCATCGGCACCCCGGCCGTCACCACCCGCGGCTTCAAGGTTGCCCAGTGCGTGGCGCTGGCTGGCTGGATCTGCGATGTGCTGGACAACCTGGGCGACGCCGACGTCGAAGCCGATGTCGCCAAGAACGTCGCCGCCCTGTGCGCCGACTTCCCGGTCTACCGCTGA
- a CDS encoding methyl-accepting chemotaxis protein — protein sequence MAKMQDKLRDTLQLIAGSATQLASAAEELNSVTDESARGLAQQNNEIQQAATAVTEMTSAVEEVARNAVSTSEASGEASRSAGDGRDLVIETVGAIERMSSDVQTTARLIEDLAGQSRDIGKVLDVIRGLADQTNLLALNAAIEAARAGEAGRGFAVVADEVRALAHRTQQSTSEIERMIGSIQGGTEHAVESMRTSTDRAESTLNIARGAGLALDTITSAVAQINERNLVIASAAEEQAQVAREVDRNLVNINDLSVQSATGAHQTSMASAELSRLAVDLNGLVARFRT from the coding sequence ATGGCCAAGATGCAGGACAAGCTGCGCGACACCCTGCAACTGATCGCAGGCTCTGCCACCCAGCTCGCCTCGGCCGCCGAGGAGCTCAACAGCGTCACCGACGAAAGCGCGCGCGGCCTTGCCCAGCAGAACAACGAGATCCAGCAGGCAGCGACTGCGGTTACCGAGATGACCAGCGCTGTCGAAGAGGTCGCACGCAATGCCGTCAGCACCTCGGAGGCCTCGGGTGAAGCCAGCCGCTCCGCTGGCGATGGCCGCGACCTGGTGATCGAGACGGTCGGTGCCATCGAGCGCATGAGCAGCGACGTGCAGACCACCGCCAGGCTGATCGAGGACCTGGCCGGGCAGTCCCGCGATATCGGCAAGGTGCTGGACGTGATCCGCGGCCTGGCCGACCAGACCAACCTGCTGGCACTCAACGCCGCCATCGAAGCGGCACGTGCCGGTGAAGCTGGACGGGGCTTCGCGGTGGTAGCCGACGAGGTGCGGGCATTGGCTCACCGCACCCAGCAGTCGACCAGCGAGATCGAGCGGATGATCGGCAGCATCCAGGGCGGCACCGAGCATGCGGTGGAATCGATGCGCACCAGTACCGATCGAGCCGAATCGACCCTGAACATCGCTCGCGGCGCTGGCCTTGCATTGGACACCATCACCAGCGCCGTGGCGCAGATCAACGAACGCAATCTGGTGATCGCCAGCGCCGCCGAGGAACAGGCCCAGGTGGCCCGCGAAGTGGACCGCAACCTGGTGAACATCAATGACCTGTCGGTGCAGAGCGCGACCGGCGCACACCAGACCAGCATGGCCAGCGCCGAGCTGTCACGTCTGGCGGTGGATCTGAACGGGTTGGTGGCGCGGTTCAGGACCTGA
- a CDS encoding cell division protein ZapA codes for MRLQAQPINVVNILGTDYSLKAPEGQEETLSQAVRMLNVALAETKRNYPTLIGDKLLVLAALNLCSKQIELQREHAQTLERTQAKVDAAVDAIARTIGKA; via the coding sequence ATGAGACTGCAAGCGCAGCCGATCAATGTGGTGAACATTCTCGGCACCGACTACTCGCTGAAGGCGCCCGAGGGCCAGGAAGAGACGCTCTCGCAGGCCGTGCGCATGCTCAACGTCGCTCTGGCCGAGACCAAGCGCAACTACCCCACATTGATCGGCGACAAGTTGCTGGTGCTGGCGGCTTTGAACCTGTGCTCCAAGCAGATCGAGTTGCAGCGCGAGCACGCGCAGACGCTGGAGCGCACCCAGGCGAAGGTGGATGCTGCGGTGGACGCTATCGCCCGGACCATTGGCAAGGCCTGA
- a CDS encoding electron transfer flavoprotein subunit beta: MSTKVISLVSIGAHPSSRRARRAEQDARAVELGLQLAGDNLQVVHAGDPREEALRAYLGMGLEHLDVLEQPAGADVLGVLGDYLRDAGAQLVLTGSQAETGEGSGMLPFLLAERLGWPLVVGLAEVESIENGTAQVLQALPRGQRRRLKVRLPLLATVDNAAPKPRQSAFGPARRGVLAARNVAVVEDQLLEGDALQPARPRPKRLKVIKAKSGADRMKAATAKASGGGGKVLKDVSPQEGAEAILKLLVEEGVLR, encoded by the coding sequence ATGAGTACGAAAGTCATCAGCCTGGTTTCCATCGGTGCCCACCCCAGCTCTCGCCGCGCCCGCCGCGCCGAGCAGGATGCACGCGCCGTCGAATTGGGCTTGCAGCTGGCTGGGGATAACTTGCAGGTGGTGCATGCCGGCGACCCGCGCGAAGAGGCCCTGCGCGCCTATCTGGGTATGGGCCTGGAGCATCTGGATGTCCTCGAGCAGCCTGCGGGGGCCGATGTGCTGGGGGTACTGGGGGATTACCTGCGCGATGCCGGTGCCCAGTTGGTGCTCACCGGCAGCCAGGCCGAGACGGGTGAAGGCTCGGGCATGTTGCCGTTTCTGCTGGCCGAGCGGCTGGGCTGGCCGTTGGTGGTGGGCCTGGCCGAGGTGGAATCGATCGAGAATGGCACCGCCCAGGTCCTGCAAGCCTTGCCGCGCGGTCAACGACGCCGGTTGAAGGTGCGCCTGCCGTTGCTGGCGACTGTGGATAACGCGGCGCCCAAGCCGCGCCAGAGCGCCTTTGGCCCTGCACGGCGGGGTGTGCTGGCGGCGCGTAACGTGGCGGTGGTGGAGGATCAGTTGCTCGAAGGCGACGCCTTGCAGCCTGCCCGCCCGCGGCCCAAGCGGCTCAAGGTGATCAAGGCCAAGAGCGGTGCCGACCGGATGAAGGCGGCCACGGCCAAGGCCAGCGGTGGCGGCGGCAAGGTGCTCAAGGATGTTTCTCCACAGGAGGGCGCCGAGGCGATCCTCAAGTTGTTGGTGGAGGAAGGCGTGTTGCGCTGA
- a CDS encoding sarcosine oxidase subunit beta family protein, with amino-acid sequence MQRYSGFGLLKHSLSHHENWQRMWRTPTPKKVYDVVIVGGGGHGLATAYYLAKEHGITNVAVVEKGYLGGGNTARNTTIVRSNYLWDESAHLYEHAMKLWEGLSQDINYNVMFSQRGVYNLCHTLQDIRDSERRVNANRLNGVDGELILTDQVAAEIPYLDCSKNTRYPILGATVQRRGGVARHDAVAWGFARAADALGVDLIQQTEVIGFRKENGAVIGVETNKGFIGAKRVGVVTAGNSGHMAKLAGFRLPLESHPLQALVSEPIKPIIDSVIMSNAVHGYISQSDKGDLVIGAGIDGWVGYGQRGSYPIIEHTLQAIVEMFPILSRVRMNRQWGGIVDTTPDACPIISKTPVKNMFFNCGWGTGGFKATPGSGNVFAASLAKGEMHPLAAPFSIDRFYNGALIDEHGAAAVAH; translated from the coding sequence ATGCAACGCTATTCGGGCTTCGGCCTCCTCAAGCACTCCCTCAGCCACCACGAGAACTGGCAGCGCATGTGGCGCACGCCAACTCCCAAGAAGGTCTACGACGTGGTCATCGTTGGCGGCGGCGGTCATGGCCTGGCCACGGCCTACTACCTGGCCAAGGAACATGGCATTACCAACGTCGCGGTGGTCGAGAAGGGTTACCTGGGTGGTGGCAACACCGCGCGCAACACCACCATCGTGCGTTCCAACTACCTGTGGGATGAGTCCGCGCACCTCTACGAGCATGCCATGAAGCTGTGGGAGGGCCTGTCGCAGGACATCAACTACAACGTGATGTTCTCCCAGCGCGGCGTCTACAACCTGTGCCACACCCTGCAGGACATCCGTGATTCCGAGCGGCGGGTCAACGCCAACCGTCTCAATGGCGTCGACGGCGAGCTGATCCTCACCGACCAGGTCGCAGCCGAGATCCCGTACCTGGACTGTTCGAAGAACACCCGTTACCCCATTCTGGGCGCCACCGTGCAGCGTCGCGGCGGCGTGGCCCGTCACGATGCGGTCGCCTGGGGCTTCGCCCGGGCCGCCGACGCCCTGGGTGTGGACCTGATCCAACAGACCGAAGTCATTGGTTTCCGCAAGGAGAACGGTGCTGTGATCGGTGTGGAAACCAACAAGGGTTTCATCGGTGCCAAGCGCGTCGGCGTGGTCACCGCCGGTAACTCCGGGCACATGGCCAAGCTGGCTGGCTTCCGCCTGCCGCTGGAGTCGCACCCCTTGCAGGCACTGGTATCGGAGCCGATCAAGCCGATCATCGACTCGGTGATCATGTCCAACGCCGTGCACGGCTACATCAGCCAGTCCGACAAAGGCGACCTGGTGATCGGTGCCGGCATCGACGGCTGGGTCGGTTATGGCCAGCGTGGCTCTTACCCGATCATCGAACACACCCTGCAGGCGATCGTCGAGATGTTCCCGATCCTGTCGCGCGTGCGCATGAACCGTCAGTGGGGCGGCATCGTCGACACCACTCCCGATGCCTGCCCGATCATCTCCAAGACTCCGGTCAAGAACATGTTCTTCAACTGCGGTTGGGGCACGGGCGGCTTCAAGGCCACGCCAGGTTCGGGCAACGTCTTTGCGGCGAGCCTGGCCAAGGGCGAGATGCACCCGCTGGCCGCGCCTTTCTCCATCGACCGTTTCTACAACGGCGCGCTGATCGACGAACACGGCGCTGCTGCCGTCGCCCACTGA
- a CDS encoding low specificity L-threonine aldolase, with translation MTDNNQQFASDNYSGICPEAWAAMEKANQGHERAYGDDQWTERASEYFRKLFETDCEVFFAFNGTAANSLALASLCQSYHSVICSETAHVETDECGAPEFFSNGSKLLTARSVNGKLTPDSIREVALKRQDIHYPKPRVVTITQATEVGSVYRPDELKAISATCKELGLNLHMDGARFSNACAFLGCSPAELTWKAGVDVLCFGGTKNGMAVGEAILFFNRELAEDFDYRCKQAGQLASKMRFLSAPWVGLLEDGAWLRHARHANHCAQLLASLVSDLPGVELMFPVEANGVFLQLPEFAIEALRNKGWRFYTFIGSGGARFMCSWDTQEARVRELAADIHAIING, from the coding sequence ATGACCGATAACAACCAACAATTCGCCAGCGACAACTATTCCGGCATCTGCCCCGAAGCCTGGGCGGCGATGGAAAAGGCCAACCAGGGCCATGAGCGCGCCTACGGCGACGATCAGTGGACCGAACGCGCCTCGGAATACTTCCGCAAGCTGTTCGAGACCGACTGCGAGGTATTCTTCGCCTTCAACGGCACCGCCGCCAACTCCCTGGCCCTGGCCTCGCTGTGCCAGAGCTACCACAGCGTGATCTGCTCCGAGACCGCCCACGTCGAGACCGACGAATGCGGCGCGCCGGAGTTCTTTTCCAACGGTTCAAAGCTGCTGACCGCACGCAGCGTCAACGGCAAGCTGACCCCGGACTCGATCCGCGAGGTCGCGCTCAAACGCCAGGACATCCACTATCCGAAGCCGCGCGTGGTCACCATCACCCAGGCCACCGAAGTCGGCAGCGTGTATCGCCCCGACGAGCTCAAGGCGATCAGCGCCACCTGCAAGGAACTGGGCCTGAACCTGCACATGGACGGCGCACGCTTCTCCAACGCCTGTGCGTTCCTCGGCTGTTCGCCGGCGGAGCTGACCTGGAAGGCGGGCGTCGATGTACTGTGCTTCGGGGGCACCAAGAACGGCATGGCGGTGGGCGAGGCGATCCTGTTCTTCAACCGCGAACTGGCCGAAGACTTCGACTACCGCTGCAAGCAGGCCGGGCAACTGGCCTCGAAGATGCGCTTCTTGTCGGCGCCCTGGGTCGGGCTGCTGGAAGACGGCGCCTGGTTGCGTCACGCACGACATGCCAACCACTGCGCGCAGTTGCTGGCGTCGCTGGTCAGTGACCTGCCGGGTGTCGAGCTGATGTTCCCGGTGGAGGCCAACGGGGTGTTCCTGCAACTGCCGGAGTTCGCCATCGAGGCCCTGCGTAACAAGGGCTGGCGCTTCTATACCTTCATTGGCAGCGGCGGCGCACGTTTCATGTGCTCATGGGATACCCAGGAAGCACGCGTGCGAGAGCTGGCGGCGGATATCCACGCGATCATCAACGGCTAA